The sequence below is a genomic window from bacterium.
GCTTTCCCCCGCCGAGCCTCGATATGTGGAGCAGGCCGTCGACTCCCCCGCCGAGGGAGACGAAGGCCCCGAAGACGGCCAGGCGCGCGACCTTGCCCACGTGGAGCGATCCCGCCGGGAAACGGTCGACGGCGGTTTCCCACGGGTCCGCAAGGGTCTTCTTGAGGCTGAAGGAGAAGCGCCTGTTCGCCCAGTCGAGGCGCATGATCGCGACCTCGACCTCCTGCCCCACGGAGAGAACGCTCTGGATATCCTCCACCCGGTCCCAGCCGATCTCCGATATGGGGAGCAGCCCCTCGATCGGGCCGATGGAGACGAAGGCGCCGAACTCCCGGACCGCGGTGACCGTCCCCTTCATCACCATCCCCTCCGCGAGCGTCGCCATCACCTCCCGCGTTTTCCGTTCCTCCTCCTCCTCGAGCAGGACCCGGCGGGATACCACGATGTTGCGGCCCTTTTCCCCGTACTTGGTGATCCGGAACGCGGCGTGCTTCCCGACGCGCTCCTCCCGACCCCCGGTCCGTGGAAGGTCCATCTGGGAGTGGGGGCAGAACGCCCTCGCCCCGCCCGCGAGACGGACTTCGTACCCCCCCTTGACCTCCTTCACCACGACCCCGTCCACGGGGATCCCGGAGTTCGAGGCGTCCTCGAGCTGCGCCGACCCGGCCGCCCCGCCGGCGACGCGGGTGGTGAAGAGCATCTCGCTGCCGTCCGAGGAGACGAAGTACGCCTCGAGGGAATCCCCCTCCTTGACCACGACGGACCCCGCCTCGTCCAGCAGCTCCTTCGCCGCGAGGACGCCCTCGCCTTTCCGGCCCAGGTCGAGGAACACCCACTCCGGGGTCACCTTGACGACGCGGGCGGACACCTTCCGCCCGGGCTCGTACCGCGTCGGGGCGACGAAGCTCCTGTCGAACATCTCCCCGAAACTCTCCTCTTCCGGTTCCTCCACCGTTTCGATCTTCTCTTCGTCCGGCTCCACGCGTTCCCCCCGTCCTGGTTTTCCCCGCCGATTCCGCCCCTGGTCGAGGCGCTCCGCTAGCCCAGCAATTTCGCCAGACGGTCCCGCTGCCGTCCCAGCCGCTGCTGCCCCTCGTTCAGCGCTTCTACCACCGCCTCCAGGGACTCCCTGGTGAGATCCTTTCCCTTCCCGAGGACCTCCTCGGCCTTTTCCTCCACGGCCTCGGCCATCCCGGCCACGCTCCCGACGACTTCCCCCGCAACGCCTTCCACCATCCTGCCCGTCTTCCGGGCATACCGGGAGATGTCCCTGCGCGTTTTCCGTCCCGATTGCGGCGCGAGCAGCAGGGCTGCGCCGGCCCCGATAATCGCGCCCACCAGCACCAGCATCGCCCCCACCATCACATCGTCGTTCCTCTCGTCCATGGGCCCACCTCCGGTTTCGTTTCTCGGCTCCCGGGAATAGTGTACCCCGGAGACGCTGCGTCAGGCTATTCGCGAAACGCCACACAAGGCATCCCATCGGTTACAATCACCGCAGGAGGATCATCCCATGAAAGCGATCCGCGTCCATGTGTTCGGACCTCCCGATGTGATGCGACTGGAGGAGGTTCCGGATCCCGCGCCGGGACCGGGGCAGGTGCTGGTCCGCATCCGGGCCGTGGGGGTGAACCCCGTGGAGACGTACATCCGCTCCGGAACGTACGCCCGCCGGCCGGCGCTCCCCTACACCCCCGGGAACGACGCCGCCGGCATCGTCGAGGCGGTGGGGGACGACGTCCGGGGGGTGGCCGCGGGCGACCGCGTGTACACCTCGGAGACGGTCACCGGCGCCTACGCGGAGCTCGCCCTGTGCGGCGCGTCGCGGGTCCACCCGCTCCCCGCCTCCGTCTCGTACGCGCAGGGCGCCGCGGTAGGCGTTCCGTGCACCACCGCCTGGCGCGCCCTCTTCCAGCGGGCGCGGGCCGTTCCCGGCGAAACGGCCCTGGTCCACGGCGCGAGCGGCGGCGTGGGGATCGCGGCGGTCCAGATCGCCCGGGCCGCGGGGCTGCGCGTGTTCGGCACGGCGGGGACCCCCGAGGGGGTCGCCCTGGTCCTGCGCGAGGGGGCCCACGCCGTCTTCGACCACCGTTCGGCGGGGTACATGGAGGAGGCGGTGGCGGCGACGGGGGGCCGGGGGTTCGACGTCATCCTGGAAATGCTCGCCAACGTGAACCTGGCGCGGGACCTCAAGGCCCTCGCGATGGGCGGTCGGGTCGCCGTGATCGGCAGCCGGGGGACCGTGGAGATCGACCCGCGCGATGCGATGGCGCGGGACGCCTCGGTCGTCGGGATGTCCCTCTTCAACCTGCCGGACGCCGACCGGGCCGTCGTCCACGCCGCCCTCGTCGCGGGGCTCGAGAGCGGGACGCTCCGGCCCGTCATCGGCCGGGAGCTGCCGCTGTCGGCGGCGGCGGAGAGCCACGTGGCCGTCATGTCGCCCGGCGCGATGGGAAAGATCGTCCTGATCCCGTAGCGGGAATCGACATAGGTAGGCGGTCGCCCGCTTTCCCTGTCACACCACCGTGCGTACGGGTCCGTACACGGCGGTTCGGTTGGTTAAGCGATCCTCCGCGCCGCCAATGTCGGAAGACCGAGCGAGTCGAA
It includes:
- a CDS encoding YtxH domain-containing protein, giving the protein MDERNDDVMVGAMLVLVGAIIGAGAALLLAPQSGRKTRRDISRYARKTGRMVEGVAGEVVGSVAGMAEAVEEKAEEVLGKGKDLTRESLEAVVEALNEGQQRLGRQRDRLAKLLG
- a CDS encoding NADPH:quinone reductase → MKAIRVHVFGPPDVMRLEEVPDPAPGPGQVLVRIRAVGVNPVETYIRSGTYARRPALPYTPGNDAAGIVEAVGDDVRGVAAGDRVYTSETVTGAYAELALCGASRVHPLPASVSYAQGAAVGVPCTTAWRALFQRARAVPGETALVHGASGGVGIAAVQIARAAGLRVFGTAGTPEGVALVLREGAHAVFDHRSAGYMEEAVAATGGRGFDVILEMLANVNLARDLKALAMGGRVAVIGSRGTVEIDPRDAMARDASVVGMSLFNLPDADRAVVHAALVAGLESGTLRPVIGRELPLSAAAESHVAVMSPGAMGKIVLIP
- the rpsA gene encoding 30S ribosomal protein S1; translated protein: MFDRSFVAPTRYEPGRKVSARVVKVTPEWVFLDLGRKGEGVLAAKELLDEAGSVVVKEGDSLEAYFVSSDGSEMLFTTRVAGGAAGSAQLEDASNSGIPVDGVVVKEVKGGYEVRLAGGARAFCPHSQMDLPRTGGREERVGKHAAFRITKYGEKGRNIVVSRRVLLEEEEERKTREVMATLAEGMVMKGTVTAVREFGAFVSIGPIEGLLPISEIGWDRVEDIQSVLSVGQEVEVAIMRLDWANRRFSFSLKKTLADPWETAVDRFPAGSLHVGKVARLAVFGAFVSLGGGVDGLLHISRLGGGKRIRSAGEVLRAGQEIEVRVDSVDPVKRRVALSLPATGSEEKPEEAAEDYAKYLAPPSDPPAIGSLGEALKAKFERKGR